A stretch of the Streptomyces sp. NBC_00078 genome encodes the following:
- a CDS encoding IS630 family transposase, translating into MKKCWTIPPAANAAFAAAMEDVLAVYHRPFDPARPVVCMDEKPYQLLGHVRDPLPAQPGRDRREDNEYVRSGTCSIFCWVEPLRGWRRVDARPRRTRVDWAHQVEHLLTVDYPDAATVVLVMDNLNTHTTASLYEAFDPAKAFALAQRLEIHHTPKHGSWLNIAEIELSALTRQCLDRRIDDLAVLNAELAAWQQHTNSNQRQVDWHFTTDDARVKLRHLYPTT; encoded by the coding sequence GTGAAGAAGTGCTGGACCATTCCGCCGGCTGCGAATGCGGCCTTCGCCGCGGCGATGGAGGACGTCCTGGCGGTCTACCACCGACCCTTCGATCCGGCGCGCCCGGTGGTGTGCATGGACGAGAAGCCGTACCAGCTCCTCGGCCACGTCCGCGATCCGCTTCCCGCGCAGCCGGGCCGTGACCGGCGTGAGGACAACGAGTACGTCCGCTCGGGGACCTGCTCGATCTTCTGCTGGGTCGAGCCGCTGCGCGGATGGCGGCGCGTCGACGCCCGGCCCCGCCGGACCAGGGTCGACTGGGCGCACCAGGTCGAGCACCTGCTGACCGTGGACTATCCCGACGCCGCCACGGTCGTGCTGGTGATGGACAACCTCAACACCCACACCACCGCCTCGCTCTACGAAGCGTTCGACCCGGCAAAGGCCTTCGCGCTGGCCCAGCGCCTGGAGATCCACCACACCCCCAAACACGGGTCCTGGCTCAACATCGCCGAGATCGAGCTCTCCGCGCTCACCCGCCAGTGCCTGGACCGCCGCATCGACGACCTCGCCGTGCTCAACGCCGAACTCGCCGCCTGGCAGCAGCACACCAACAGCAACCAGCGCCAAGTCGACTGGCACTTCACCACCGACGACGCACGCGTGAAACTACGCCACCTCTACCCAACCACATAG